The following are encoded together in the Pirellulales bacterium genome:
- a CDS encoding CBS domain-containing protein codes for MDRLDAKREQIAEVMRERLAADQMSNWRVADCMTPAPLCIESHTSVADIVRLYHAKQFRHLLVTDIWRGLVGVVSDRDVLRCFGPDGKQDLSYLNSITAAEIMSRDIVLIDAELPITQALRLLLLHGINCLPVQREGQLVGILTGTDLHIMLEALLVAHESGIVAPRSALNAV; via the coding sequence ATGGATCGTCTCGACGCCAAACGAGAGCAAATTGCCGAAGTGATGCGGGAACGTCTGGCCGCCGACCAAATGTCAAATTGGCGGGTCGCGGATTGCATGACCCCCGCCCCTTTATGTATTGAGTCGCATACCAGTGTGGCGGATATCGTTCGGCTCTATCATGCCAAGCAATTCCGTCATTTGCTGGTCACGGATATTTGGCGGGGATTGGTGGGGGTTGTCAGCGACCGGGATGTCCTGCGTTGCTTTGGGCCCGATGGTAAGCAGGATTTAAGCTACCTCAATTCCATCACCGCGGCCGAAATTATGAGCCGCGATATTGTGCTGATCGACGCCGAGTTGCCCATTACCCAGGCCCTGCGGCTATTGCTGTTGCACGGGATAAATTGTCTCCCCGTACAGCGGGAGGGACAACTGGTGGGTATCTTAACCGGCACCGACTTGCATATCATGCTTGAGGCGCTCTTGGTTGCCCATGAGTCCGGCATTGTCGCTCCACGATCCGCGTTGAACGCGGTTTGA
- a CDS encoding Uma2 family endonuclease — protein sequence MSTLAKESITITEFLDQEQHSQVRHQFYRGEVFAMAGATENHNQIAANLGGLLHAQFKGRPCRFFPSDMMVECPSGLWTYPDLVVFCSDPQYTDSRKLVLQNPALLIEILSPGTANYDRTIKFDHYATLESLRDYLLIAQDQPRIEHYHRETLGADWAFRIYAALEGTLQLPDYGLRLPLRDIYERVEFPPPEPSPEIPQVITTFPQL from the coding sequence ATGTCCACCCTAGCAAAAGAAAGCATCACGATCACAGAGTTCCTCGACCAGGAACAGCATTCCCAGGTCCGGCACCAATTTTACCGTGGCGAAGTCTTTGCCATGGCAGGGGCCACGGAGAATCACAATCAAATCGCGGCAAACTTGGGTGGATTATTGCATGCACAATTCAAAGGACGTCCATGTCGCTTTTTCCCATCTGACATGATGGTCGAATGCCCCAGCGGACTATGGACCTATCCCGATTTAGTTGTTTTCTGCTCTGACCCGCAATACACTGATTCCAGAAAGCTAGTTTTGCAAAACCCCGCGTTACTGATTGAAATTTTATCCCCGGGCACCGCTAACTACGACCGCACGATCAAATTCGACCATTACGCCACACTGGAAAGCCTGCGGGATTATCTGCTCATCGCCCAGGACCAACCCCGCATCGAGCACTATCATCGCGAGACCTTAGGCGCGGATTGGGCCTTTCGCATTTATGCCGCTTTAGAAGGTACCCTGCAACTGCCGGATTACGGCCTGCGACTTCCCCTGCGGGATATTTACGAACGGGTCGAATTTCCCCCGCCCGAACCATCCCCGGAAATTCCGCAGGTTATAACCACGTTTCCACAGTTATGA
- a CDS encoding heavy metal translocating P-type ATPase: MQTISLPVIQPDPPVVDPVCGMRVNPARAAGVTEYAGATYHFCSLSCRSKFLANPQKYLNAAAVGSFSSMSPGEQPTTNPGETVDYICPMDPEVLSDRPGPCPICGMALEPRVVTLDSGPNPELIDFRRRFWIGLALSLPIIIVAMADMVPGLTWHHYAQSLNWVQLILATPVVGWCGWPFFVRAWNSFVQRSPNMFTLVGLGVGAAYGYSLLATAFPWLFPAGFRQADGSVMPYFDTAVVVVILILLGQILELTARGKTSQAIQRLLGLTPKVARKIVSPGEEVDIPLDQVSAGDELRIRPGEKIPVDGVVLEGQSAVDEAMISGEPIPSEKEPGSTVLAGTINTTGSLRITAQKVGADTMLAQIVKMVSEAQRSRAPIERTVDQISRYFVPAVVAIAAATLIIWSLWGPTPPFAYALVNAVAVLIIACPCALGLATPLSIMVGIGRGAEQGILVKNAAALEILERATVLVVDKTGTLTEGKPRVTSVIPLGQFSAEDVLRLSAALEQASEHPLARAVILESRARKLEISPIHNFTSHTGLGVSGQLGDRQLLLGNAKFLVQRGVNVTAPSGQLPDQPSAAESVLLLAVNGQLAGRIGVADRIKESTPEAIRLLHAAGLKIIMLTGDQRAVAQDVARQLQIDEVHAEVLPAEKLKIVQELQATGAIVAMAGDGINDAPALAQADIGIALGTGTDVAMESADLTLVRGDLRGIARARNLSTATLGNIRQNLFLAFVYNVVSVPIAAGILYPWLGIMISPVWASVAMSLSSLSVVTNALRLNAQKL, from the coding sequence ATGCAGACAATCTCCTTGCCGGTGATCCAACCGGACCCGCCCGTGGTCGATCCGGTTTGCGGGATGCGGGTCAACCCCGCGCGGGCCGCGGGTGTGACCGAGTACGCGGGCGCGACATATCATTTTTGCAGCTTGTCTTGTCGTTCCAAGTTTCTGGCAAATCCGCAAAAATATCTAAATGCCGCCGCTGTAGGCTCCTTTTCCAGCATGTCCCCGGGGGAACAGCCAACCACGAATCCCGGCGAAACTGTCGATTATATTTGCCCGATGGACCCGGAGGTGCTAAGTGACCGCCCGGGACCGTGTCCCATTTGCGGCATGGCGCTCGAACCGCGGGTCGTGACGCTCGACAGCGGACCTAACCCCGAATTGATCGACTTTCGCCGCCGTTTTTGGATCGGCTTGGCGTTGAGCTTGCCCATTATTATCGTGGCAATGGCGGATATGGTTCCCGGTTTGACTTGGCATCATTACGCGCAATCGCTGAATTGGGTGCAATTGATTTTGGCGACGCCGGTCGTGGGATGGTGCGGCTGGCCTTTCTTTGTAAGGGCCTGGAACTCCTTCGTCCAGCGCAGCCCCAATATGTTCACCCTGGTTGGCTTGGGCGTGGGGGCGGCATATGGCTATAGCCTGTTGGCCACGGCTTTTCCCTGGTTGTTTCCCGCGGGATTTCGGCAAGCCGACGGTTCGGTGATGCCTTATTTTGATACCGCCGTGGTGGTGGTCATCTTGATTCTCTTGGGACAAATCTTGGAGCTTACCGCCCGCGGCAAAACCAGCCAGGCCATTCAACGCCTATTGGGTTTGACTCCCAAAGTCGCGCGCAAGATTGTCTCACCGGGAGAGGAAGTGGACATCCCGCTGGATCAAGTAAGCGCGGGGGATGAATTGCGCATCCGCCCCGGTGAAAAAATACCCGTGGACGGGGTCGTGCTCGAGGGGCAAAGCGCGGTGGACGAAGCCATGATCTCGGGTGAACCGATTCCTAGCGAGAAGGAGCCTGGGAGTACCGTGCTGGCCGGTACGATCAATACCACGGGCAGCTTGCGAATTACAGCGCAAAAAGTCGGCGCTGATACCATGCTAGCGCAGATAGTTAAAATGGTCAGCGAGGCCCAGCGCAGCCGCGCCCCCATTGAACGGACCGTGGATCAGATTTCGCGGTATTTCGTGCCGGCGGTGGTGGCGATTGCCGCTGCCACGCTGATCATTTGGAGTCTCTGGGGGCCAACTCCCCCATTTGCCTATGCCCTGGTGAATGCCGTGGCCGTTCTGATCATTGCCTGTCCGTGTGCCCTGGGTCTCGCCACGCCGCTTTCTATCATGGTGGGGATCGGGCGCGGGGCCGAGCAGGGAATCCTGGTAAAAAATGCCGCGGCCCTGGAAATTTTGGAACGGGCGACGGTACTGGTCGTGGACAAAACAGGCACCTTAACCGAAGGGAAGCCCCGGGTAACTTCCGTTATCCCCCTTGGTCAATTCAGCGCGGAAGATGTTTTACGCCTGTCCGCCGCCCTGGAACAAGCCAGCGAACATCCCCTGGCCCGGGCGGTGATTCTGGAATCACGCGCCCGCAAGCTGGAAATTTCCCCAATCCACAATTTTACGTCCCACACGGGACTAGGCGTCAGTGGCCAGCTTGGCGACCGGCAATTGCTGCTGGGAAATGCAAAATTTCTCGTCCAACGGGGCGTAAACGTCACAGCCCCATCGGGGCAATTGCCAGACCAGCCCAGCGCGGCGGAGAGCGTCTTATTATTAGCCGTGAATGGTCAATTGGCGGGGCGAATTGGCGTGGCGGATCGCATCAAAGAGTCCACGCCCGAGGCGATTCGCCTGTTACATGCGGCGGGTCTAAAAATTATCATGCTTACCGGGGATCAGCGGGCGGTGGCCCAGGATGTCGCCCGCCAACTGCAAATTGACGAAGTCCACGCCGAAGTCTTGCCGGCGGAAAAGTTGAAAATTGTCCAAGAATTGCAAGCGACGGGAGCTATCGTGGCCATGGCGGGGGACGGCATTAATGACGCTCCCGCGCTCGCCCAAGCCGATATCGGCATTGCCCTGGGGACCGGCACGGATGTGGCCATGGAAAGCGCAGACCTGACGCTGGTCCGGGGAGACTTGCGGGGGATCGCCCGCGCGAGAAATTTATCCACCGCCACCCTGGGAAATATTCGTCAAAATCTATTTTTGGCGTTTGTCTATAACGTGGTCAGCGTCCCCATCGCCGCGGGCATCTTGTATCCCTGGTTGGGGATCATGATTTCCCCCGTCTGGGCCAGCGTGGCGATGAGTCTCAGTTCGCTGTCGGTTGTGACCAATGCCCTCCGTCTTAATGCCCAAAAGCTATAA
- a CDS encoding helix-turn-helix transcriptional regulator encodes MARKQPTIIEQLNKILDNSGVSRYRISRETGIPESTLSRLASGKQKFSPRHLDTLAKLFQIELVPHKPNPIREQ; translated from the coding sequence ATGGCCCGCAAACAACCCACGATCATTGAGCAACTGAATAAAATCCTGGATAACTCGGGAGTTTCACGCTACCGAATTTCCCGAGAGACTGGGATTCCCGAGAGCACGCTTAGCCGACTCGCCAGCGGCAAGCAGAAATTTTCCCCCCGGCATTTAGATACCCTGGCCAAGTTATTTCAAATTGAACTTGTTCCCCACAAACCCAACCCGATCCGCGAGCAATAA
- a CDS encoding helix-turn-helix domain-containing protein has product MALAIYKQAPAPEQATLLVNSKTAARMLSICTKTLWQMSRDGELPCLRVGRRTLYSPAKLQAWIDAQAVANP; this is encoded by the coding sequence ATGGCCCTTGCAATCTACAAGCAAGCCCCCGCCCCCGAGCAAGCCACCCTCTTGGTGAATTCCAAGACAGCGGCGCGGATGCTATCCATTTGCACAAAAACCCTCTGGCAAATGAGCCGGGACGGGGAATTGCCCTGCCTACGGGTGGGGCGGCGAACGCTCTACAGCCCCGCGAAACTGCAAGCCTGGATTGATGCCCAGGCGGTTGCCAACCCCTAA
- a CDS encoding Uma2 family endonuclease, whose amino-acid sequence MSSVAKKLISIAEFLELEQKSVVRHEYYRGEIFAMAGANASHNQISFNLSGLFYVQFRNTTCRSYVADMLVKCPSDLLCYPDLVVFCHSPQFADQRQLTLLNPSLLIEILSPTTEKYDRTIKFDHYATLESLRDYLLIAQDQPRIEHYHRETLGADWAFRIYAGLEDTLQLPDYGLRLPLRDIYERVEFPPPEPSPEMPSRNLLTPPKFPQS is encoded by the coding sequence ATGTCCTCAGTGGCCAAGAAGTTGATCTCGATAGCAGAGTTTCTAGAGCTAGAGCAAAAGTCCGTCGTGCGCCATGAATACTACCGCGGCGAAATCTTTGCCATGGCGGGCGCGAATGCATCTCATAATCAGATCTCATTTAATTTGAGCGGACTTTTTTATGTGCAATTTAGAAACACAACGTGTCGAAGTTATGTGGCGGACATGCTGGTCAAATGTCCTTCGGATTTACTCTGTTACCCCGATTTAGTGGTTTTTTGCCATTCTCCGCAGTTCGCGGACCAACGCCAATTGACGTTATTAAATCCCTCTCTGCTGATCGAAATCCTCTCTCCCACGACCGAAAAATACGACCGCACGATCAAATTCGACCATTACGCCACACTGGAAAGCCTGCGGGATTATCTGCTCATCGCGCAGGACCAACCCCGCATCGAGCACTATCATCGCGAGACCTTAGGCGCGGATTGGGCCTTTCGCATTTATGCTGGTTTAGAAGATACCCTGCAACTGCCGGATTACGGCCTGCGACTTCCCCTGCGGGATATTTACGAACGGGTCGAATTTCCCCCGCCCGAACCATCCCCGGAAATGCCCTCGCGAAATTTGCTTACCCCGCCAAAGTTTCCACAAAGTTGA
- a CDS encoding DUF3987 domain-containing protein yields the protein MDARESELLQPPPLAHESEAAILGELILDIENQAAIIGSLRSETFHHAYYKEIVTAAIALYSRTGALDTTLLVAELKGRGLVENPMAEIAKLARGGFLPGNWREHLARVTAAHSQHERHFALLRNVEQNKLGQPLAELPPDSSPRKARPLLGWEPFPVDALPGTVRDYVAAGAESIGCDPAFIALPMLAALGGLCGGAVRLRLKDSWHVSPSIWAVVVAESGSQKSPGWKLATAPLSAIERRLAIENQQAERAHEEQQMLYARNLRAFHAGKLSSPGEQPSEPAPRRLVVADCTIEALAPILAANPRGLLLSRDELNGWLCGFDKYSNSRGGADASAWLSIYSNADFTVDRKSGKPRTLYVQNPVVSICGTIQPRTLTQALGSEHRENGLLARFLVAAPPSSPRVWRDADLPASLSGPMQALAERLHSFNPHNSGEEFRPATLELDGAARRRWIQFYNEHGQAMDGLSGDLRAAYSKLEETAARIALLLHLTVWADEGGGTIGLLDSGVVGGAVEIVKWARRETARVYGLLHETDSERETRQIVEIVQRHGGELSARDLMRASPQQFPKATDAERMLSRLAREGLGDWATRQGETGRPARVFRMALDNPAHDTTPPDTPLEIDTTPNNAGNNELCHSVIKENNFGASRLGAA from the coding sequence ATGGACGCCCGAGAGAGTGAACTCTTGCAACCCCCGCCCTTAGCCCACGAAAGTGAAGCGGCGATTTTAGGGGAATTGATTCTTGACATTGAAAACCAAGCGGCAATTATCGGCAGCCTGCGCAGCGAAACTTTTCATCACGCCTACTATAAGGAAATTGTCACAGCGGCGATTGCCCTTTATAGCCGAACCGGCGCGCTGGATACAACGCTATTGGTGGCTGAACTAAAGGGGCGGGGGCTGGTCGAAAACCCGATGGCCGAAATTGCCAAGCTAGCCCGGGGCGGATTCCTGCCTGGCAATTGGCGGGAACATTTGGCCCGAGTGACAGCCGCCCATTCTCAGCATGAGCGGCATTTTGCACTATTGCGAAATGTGGAACAGAACAAGCTGGGGCAACCCCTGGCGGAACTCCCCCCCGATAGCAGCCCGCGCAAGGCACGGCCCTTATTGGGTTGGGAACCTTTTCCCGTGGATGCCCTGCCCGGCACAGTGCGGGACTACGTTGCGGCGGGGGCGGAATCCATTGGTTGCGATCCGGCATTTATCGCGCTTCCCATGCTGGCGGCACTCGGGGGGTTGTGCGGGGGCGCGGTGCGATTGCGGCTAAAAGATAGTTGGCACGTTAGCCCGAGCATTTGGGCCGTGGTGGTGGCGGAAAGTGGCTCCCAAAAATCGCCCGGTTGGAAACTGGCAACGGCCCCTCTCAGCGCAATCGAGCGGCGGCTGGCCATAGAAAACCAGCAAGCCGAGCGCGCGCATGAAGAACAGCAAATGCTCTATGCCCGCAACCTCAGAGCGTTTCACGCCGGGAAGTTGAGCAGCCCCGGGGAGCAGCCCAGCGAACCGGCCCCCCGGCGGTTGGTTGTGGCGGATTGCACGATTGAAGCCCTGGCCCCGATCCTGGCGGCGAATCCGCGCGGGCTGTTGCTATCGCGGGATGAACTAAACGGCTGGCTGTGCGGGTTTGATAAATACAGCAACTCGCGGGGGGGCGCGGACGCCAGCGCGTGGCTCAGCATTTATAGCAACGCGGATTTTACTGTTGACCGTAAGAGTGGCAAGCCCCGGACGTTATATGTGCAAAATCCCGTGGTTAGCATTTGTGGCACGATTCAACCGCGAACCCTCACACAGGCCCTCGGGAGTGAGCATCGGGAAAACGGGTTGCTGGCCCGTTTCCTAGTGGCGGCTCCCCCGAGCAGCCCGCGCGTATGGCGGGATGCGGATTTGCCCGCGAGCCTATCTGGCCCGATGCAAGCCCTGGCCGAGCGGTTGCATAGTTTCAATCCGCACAACTCCGGGGAAGAATTTCGTCCGGCAACCCTGGAGCTGGACGGGGCGGCACGGCGACGATGGATTCAATTTTACAACGAACACGGGCAAGCAATGGACGGGCTGAGCGGTGATTTGCGGGCAGCCTACAGCAAGCTAGAAGAAACGGCCGCGCGAATAGCCTTACTCTTGCACTTGACGGTATGGGCGGATGAGGGGGGCGGGACAATCGGCCTCCTGGATAGCGGGGTGGTTGGCGGGGCGGTGGAAATTGTGAAGTGGGCGCGGCGGGAAACGGCCAGAGTGTATGGGCTGTTACACGAAACCGATTCCGAGAGGGAAACGCGGCAAATAGTTGAAATTGTCCAGCGGCATGGGGGTGAACTATCGGCCCGCGATCTGATGCGCGCAAGCCCCCAGCAATTTCCCAAAGCGACGGATGCCGAGCGGATGCTATCACGGCTGGCCCGAGAGGGGCTGGGGGACTGGGCAACCCGGCAGGGAGAAACCGGCAGGCCGGCGCGCGTGTTCCGAATGGCCCTCGACAACCCGGCCCATGACACAACCCCCCCCGATACCCCCCTGGAAATTGACACAACCCCCAATAACGCGGGGAATAATGAGTTGTGTCATTCTGTCATTAAGGAAAACAATTTCGGCGCAAGCCGATTGGGGGCGGCATGA
- a CDS encoding TolC family protein, with the protein MRSLVGVLYGCGLVSFCFGQTGASVAPLPPVPDTTLQTPLADVHSTSIETFTAAGQTVIPPVAAVTAATPLPPITPETVAVPTPAPAWNLQDWERLALQNNPSLAEALARVNALRGKWEQVGLPPNPYAGYSSQQTGSGNIAEQRGVIFGQEFVLGHKLQLNRAVASQEVRRAQEFYAAQELRVLTDVRIAYFEVLIARQRQELASTIVTVAESMVRITQQRLEAREIGKTDLLQSTIELASARLLQQRAQNQAIAAWRKLTATAGLPTLPPQPLAGDPAAQIPLLEWNAILGRLLAQSPEIAAAQAEIQRSRWAYQRAMAEKRPNVTFEGTVQDDRAIDGINGAVLVTLPVPLWNKNQGGIVQAGHEALAAERALNTLELDLQQRLAVVFERYDTARVQVERYTRQILPMARENLELIRQAYQAGEFDYMQFLLAQRTYSQTNLEYLSAVQELRTATTEIEGLLLSNSLQATNSR; encoded by the coding sequence ATGCGCTCTCTGGTAGGGGTTTTGTATGGCTGTGGGCTGGTGTCATTTTGCTTTGGACAGACGGGCGCATCGGTGGCTCCCCTGCCACCTGTTCCCGATACGACGCTTCAAACTCCCCTTGCCGACGTTCACTCCACCTCAATAGAAACTTTCACCGCCGCCGGTCAAACGGTTATTCCCCCGGTCGCGGCTGTGACCGCCGCCACGCCGCTACCACCCATTACCCCGGAAACAGTCGCTGTTCCGACCCCAGCCCCAGCCTGGAATTTGCAGGATTGGGAACGGTTGGCCCTGCAAAACAACCCCTCCCTGGCGGAAGCTTTGGCCCGTGTTAACGCCCTCCGAGGCAAATGGGAGCAAGTGGGCCTCCCCCCCAATCCTTACGCGGGATACTCCAGTCAGCAGACCGGTAGTGGCAATATCGCCGAGCAACGGGGCGTGATATTTGGCCAGGAATTTGTGTTAGGACATAAACTGCAGCTCAACCGGGCGGTAGCCAGCCAGGAAGTGCGCCGTGCCCAGGAGTTTTATGCGGCGCAAGAATTACGTGTCTTAACGGACGTGCGGATCGCTTATTTTGAGGTGTTAATCGCGCGACAAAGACAGGAGCTAGCAAGCACGATCGTGACCGTGGCGGAGTCGATGGTACGGATCACCCAGCAACGGTTGGAAGCCCGGGAAATTGGCAAGACCGATCTTTTACAAAGCACAATTGAATTGGCTTCAGCCCGTTTGTTGCAACAACGCGCGCAAAACCAAGCTATCGCGGCTTGGCGTAAATTGACCGCCACTGCCGGCCTGCCGACTCTTCCCCCGCAACCCCTCGCGGGAGATCCCGCCGCGCAAATTCCTCTGTTGGAATGGAACGCCATTCTGGGAAGGCTACTTGCGCAAAGTCCCGAAATTGCCGCCGCCCAGGCGGAAATTCAACGCTCCCGCTGGGCGTATCAGCGGGCCATGGCCGAAAAGCGGCCGAATGTAACGTTTGAGGGGACGGTCCAGGACGACCGGGCGATCGATGGCATTAATGGCGCGGTGTTAGTCACGCTGCCGGTCCCCTTGTGGAATAAAAACCAAGGGGGAATCGTACAGGCTGGACACGAAGCCCTGGCCGCCGAGCGGGCGCTTAATACCCTGGAATTGGACTTGCAACAACGTCTGGCCGTGGTTTTTGAACGGTATGACACCGCCCGGGTTCAAGTCGAGCGTTACACCCGGCAAATCCTCCCCATGGCGCGGGAAAATTTGGAATTGATCCGCCAAGCCTATCAAGCGGGTGAGTTTGACTACATGCAATTTTTGCTGGCCCAACGGACTTATTCCCAAACCAACCTTGAGTATCTGTCCGCCGTTCAAGAACTACGCACGGCCACCACCGAGATAGAAGGTCTGCTCCTTAGCAACAGCCTCCAAGCCACGAATAGCAGATAA
- a CDS encoding tyrosine-type recombinase/integrase, whose amino-acid sequence MADARFVAAQVSYLEQATAAGVMPGKGVQEWLESLSNEFYDKLANTGLCEPRKAPTVTTLGYVIADYIKARPEAKRATVAIWELSGKLLTEYFGADCDVTSITKDQARAYRNWLITGKLVKSRQKNGKKPARKLSPSTAHKRLRLAKTIFGELVENGVLSVNPFKSITITPTVDSQRNVYVKAEQAQRLMEHCPDSEWRLLVALGRFGGFRNPCEGLTLKWQHIDWQREVIQIHSPKTGLREIPIFPELRQPLQECWEAAPEGAIFVITLHRSQFDVSIDSRSTNLTKPLMDIRAKSGLPAWPKPWHALRAAFVTDLVERGVPIPTAATWTGHSPAIMAKHYLRATADDNARAVRGEFSNPTIKESAPIKSANALQFSANCLGTERNGADLPSEFPVNIDNAHKNSTIQWAILGSNQ is encoded by the coding sequence ATGGCAGATGCCCGCTTTGTGGCCGCCCAGGTAAGTTACCTTGAGCAAGCCACAGCGGCGGGAGTGATGCCCGGCAAGGGGGTGCAAGAGTGGCTGGAATCCCTTAGCAATGAATTCTACGACAAGCTAGCCAATACGGGTTTATGTGAGCCACGAAAAGCCCCCACAGTGACTACGTTGGGCTATGTGATAGCCGACTATATTAAAGCCCGCCCCGAAGCCAAGCGGGCGACAGTGGCAATCTGGGAACTGAGCGGCAAGCTACTAACAGAATACTTTGGCGCGGATTGCGACGTGACCAGCATCACTAAGGACCAAGCACGCGCGTATCGCAATTGGTTAATCACTGGCAAGCTGGTTAAATCCCGTCAGAAGAACGGGAAGAAGCCCGCCCGCAAGCTTAGCCCCTCGACAGCCCATAAGCGGCTAAGACTAGCCAAGACAATCTTTGGGGAACTGGTTGAAAACGGGGTGTTATCCGTGAACCCGTTCAAATCCATTACCATTACCCCCACAGTTGATTCCCAGCGAAATGTTTATGTCAAAGCCGAGCAAGCCCAGCGATTGATGGAACATTGCCCGGATAGCGAATGGCGACTCTTGGTGGCTCTTGGCCGTTTCGGTGGATTCCGTAACCCTTGTGAGGGGCTTACGCTCAAATGGCAGCATATCGACTGGCAACGGGAAGTTATTCAAATCCATTCCCCCAAGACGGGTTTAAGGGAGATTCCCATTTTCCCCGAATTGCGGCAACCTCTGCAAGAATGCTGGGAAGCGGCCCCAGAGGGAGCGATATTTGTCATAACCCTGCATCGTAGCCAGTTTGACGTTAGCATCGATTCGCGCAGCACCAACCTTACCAAGCCCCTTATGGACATTCGCGCCAAATCTGGATTGCCAGCATGGCCCAAGCCCTGGCACGCATTGCGGGCGGCGTTTGTGACCGATCTAGTGGAACGTGGGGTGCCGATCCCCACTGCGGCAACATGGACAGGACATAGCCCGGCTATTATGGCCAAGCATTACCTACGTGCAACCGCCGATGATAACGCCCGGGCTGTGCGGGGGGAGTTTTCCAACCCCACTATAAAAGAATCAGCCCCAATCAAATCTGCAAATGCTCTGCAATTCTCTGCAAACTGCCTAGGAACTGAGCGGAATGGAGCAGACTTGCCTAGCGAATTTCCCGTGAATATTGATAATGCCCACAAAAACAGCACTATCCAATGGGCGATACTGGGCTCGAACCAGTGA
- a CDS encoding serine hydrolase: MRMRIACVMSAVLLVCGWNARPLWAADEQSLPRATPESQGVSSAAINDFVATVDREIDTMHSFMLLRHGKVVAECWWSPEAADKQHVLWSLSKSFTATAVGLAVKEGKLSLDDPVLKFFPDLAPENPGDNLKAMRVRDLLRMSTGHQTEPPRTANEPWAKTFLHHPVPFKPGTHFLYNTSATYMLSAIVQQATGETVREYLTPRLFEPLGIRNPQWEESPQGITVGGYGLHILTEDIAKFGQLYLQQGEWRGKRLLTKNWVKAATGRQTANGSNPASDWDQGYGYQFWRCTHGAYRGDGRDGQFCIVLPKQDAVIVMTAKNGDMQKQLRFVWEKLLPGLHDKPLPEDEPNQNLLRQTMSQLTVRPMAEQSR; the protein is encoded by the coding sequence ATGCGGATGCGCATTGCTTGTGTCATGTCGGCGGTGTTGTTAGTGTGCGGGTGGAATGCGCGGCCTCTGTGGGCGGCGGATGAACAGAGCTTACCGCGGGCCACGCCCGAATCGCAGGGTGTCTCCTCCGCCGCGATTAACGACTTTGTGGCCACTGTCGATCGCGAGATTGACACCATGCACAGTTTTATGCTGCTGCGACATGGAAAAGTCGTGGCGGAATGCTGGTGGAGCCCCGAAGCGGCGGATAAGCAGCATGTGCTTTGGTCGCTTAGCAAGAGTTTTACCGCGACCGCGGTGGGCCTGGCCGTCAAAGAGGGAAAATTAAGCCTGGATGATCCAGTGCTCAAGTTCTTTCCCGATCTGGCTCCCGAAAATCCCGGCGATAACCTCAAGGCGATGCGCGTCCGGGATTTGCTGCGCATGTCCACCGGACACCAGACCGAACCCCCCCGCACCGCCAATGAGCCGTGGGCCAAGACCTTTTTGCATCATCCGGTTCCATTTAAGCCCGGGACCCACTTTTTGTATAACACTTCGGCCACGTACATGCTATCGGCCATCGTACAGCAGGCCACCGGGGAAACCGTGCGAGAGTACTTGACTCCCCGTCTGTTTGAACCGCTTGGCATTCGCAATCCCCAGTGGGAAGAATCTCCCCAGGGAATCACCGTGGGAGGATACGGCCTGCATATCTTAACCGAGGATATCGCCAAGTTCGGGCAATTGTATTTGCAACAAGGAGAATGGCGGGGTAAGCGGCTGCTTACTAAAAACTGGGTCAAGGCCGCCACCGGCCGGCAAACCGCCAATGGCAGCAATCCGGCCAGCGATTGGGACCAGGGGTACGGCTATCAGTTTTGGCGTTGCACGCACGGGGCATATCGGGGGGATGGCCGGGATGGGCAGTTCTGCATTGTTCTGCCAAAGCAGGATGCGGTGATTGTCATGACCGCCAAAAATGGCGACATGCAAAAGCAACTCAGATTTGTCTGGGAAAAACTGCTCCCCGGCCTGCATGACAAACCCCTACCCGAGGATGAACCCAATCAGAATTTATTGCGGCAGACCATGAGCCAGTTAACAGTCCGCCCAATGGCGGAACAATCCCGGTAA